A section of the Oryzias melastigma strain HK-1 linkage group LG2, ASM292280v2, whole genome shotgun sequence genome encodes:
- the sap18 gene encoding histone deacetylase complex subunit SAP18: protein MALESRITQEEIKKEPEKPIDREKTCPLLLRVFTTNSGRHHRVDEFARGNVPSSELQIYTWMDATLKELTSLVKEVYPEARKKGTHFSFAIVYPDLRGKMYKFKDIGSTISGRKGPDDSMTLQSQRFQIGDYLDIAITPPNRAPPLGPRMRPF, encoded by the exons ATGGCTTTAGAATCCAGAATCACCCAGGAGGAAATTAAGAAGGAACCAGAGAAACCCATTGACCGGGAGAAG ACCTGCCCTCTTTTGTTGCGAGTTTTTACCACCAACAGCGGCCGCCACCACAGAGTAGACGAATTTGCCCGAGGAAACGTTCCCTCCAGTGAACTACAGATTTACACATG GATGGACGCCACTCTGAAAGAACTCACCAGTTTAGTGAAGGAGGTTTATCCGGAAGCCAGGAAAAAGGGGACCCACTTTAGCTTCGCCATCGTCTACCCCGATCTCCGAGGGAAAATGTACAA gTTCAAAGACATCGGCAGCACAATATCTGGCAGAAAGGGTCCGGACGACTCCATGACCTTACAGTCTCAGCGGTTCCAGATCGGAGATTACCTGGATATTGCCATCACGCCGCCGAACAGAGCTCCACCTCTCGGCCCACGGATGCGTCCTTTCTGA